A single genomic interval of Bacillus sp. es.036 harbors:
- a CDS encoding PucR family transcriptional regulator, translated as MLRMTSLTVHEVLERDHFQHATVIAGKEGLTRRIKWVHVMEVTSVKQLLHGEELILSTGFVWKDNVQVFRSIVKQLIQSHAAGLCIEIGTYMDHIPLEIIELANEHQFPIIVFTKEVRFVDITQDLHSLLIAHHYQMISDLEQFSQELNRLLLLPGCLTKILSLLSIKTGMQVIYNPKEAAPIFVPEATEEKRETFMHFLKIQPDGKGLVLQPVRAMDYHFANLSLVPAQHASVSDYDMLLLDRSATAIAQYLLRELYIEEKKRALETEWLYDWLEGKHTEERILSYLVDVDETLIPRGLHVCTCKFKKPHDSYTSSQMTYFMLLMRSMFEQEGFFILSLTTRNKLIIIVLNRRTEENVEERLREAFNRFLQSDILQKETVPEVEKIGVGKHVRLLKDMHRSYDSSLETITMNDKIPTNPSLVTYYNDFHIYRMIFHLAKGKELNEFMYDYLDPVIEYDVKNNSNLLNTLKVYMCCNGSKKETAEQLYVVRQTLYHRLEKLEELLGPDFMCSPKRLAIEFAIHAYSYLKQQG; from the coding sequence ATGCTGCGAATGACCAGTTTAACAGTCCATGAAGTGTTAGAAAGAGATCATTTTCAACATGCTACTGTCATAGCTGGTAAAGAGGGCTTAACTAGACGAATTAAATGGGTGCACGTGATGGAAGTAACGAGTGTAAAACAGCTTTTACATGGAGAAGAATTAATTCTATCGACTGGCTTTGTATGGAAAGATAATGTGCAGGTTTTTCGTTCGATCGTAAAACAATTGATACAAAGTCATGCTGCAGGTCTTTGTATTGAAATTGGTACATATATGGATCATATCCCCTTAGAAATTATCGAACTGGCTAATGAACATCAATTCCCCATCATTGTATTTACAAAAGAAGTTCGCTTTGTAGATATCACTCAAGATCTTCACTCCCTTTTAATTGCCCATCATTATCAAATGATTTCAGATCTCGAACAATTTTCACAAGAGCTCAACCGTCTCCTTCTTCTTCCTGGATGTTTAACGAAGATTTTATCGCTATTGTCTATAAAAACAGGTATGCAGGTTATTTATAATCCAAAAGAAGCAGCGCCTATTTTTGTGCCAGAAGCGACAGAAGAAAAACGAGAAACTTTCATGCATTTTCTGAAAATCCAACCTGACGGGAAAGGGCTCGTACTTCAACCCGTTCGTGCAATGGATTATCATTTTGCAAACCTTAGCCTTGTACCAGCACAGCATGCGTCCGTCTCAGATTATGACATGTTACTACTTGATCGTAGCGCAACCGCAATTGCTCAATATCTTCTTCGAGAGCTATATATTGAAGAAAAGAAGCGAGCATTAGAGACAGAGTGGTTATATGACTGGCTTGAAGGTAAGCACACGGAAGAGCGAATTTTGTCCTATCTCGTTGACGTAGACGAAACACTCATACCACGTGGACTTCATGTATGTACATGCAAATTTAAAAAGCCACATGATTCATACACATCTTCTCAAATGACGTATTTCATGCTCCTTATGCGTTCGATGTTTGAGCAAGAAGGTTTTTTTATATTATCGTTAACAACTCGGAATAAGCTGATCATTATCGTACTAAATAGGCGGACAGAAGAAAATGTGGAAGAACGATTGCGTGAAGCTTTTAACCGTTTTCTACAAAGTGATATTTTACAGAAAGAAACCGTACCAGAAGTTGAAAAAATTGGGGTTGGGAAACATGTCCGATTATTAAAAGACATGCACAGAAGCTATGATTCGTCGCTTGAAACCATCACGATGAATGACAAGATACCGACAAACCCTTCCCTCGTTACCTATTACAACGACTTTCATATCTATCGTATGATCTTCCACCTGGCAAAAGGAAAAGAGCTAAATGAGTTTATGTATGATTATTTAGATCCGGTTATTGAATATGATGTAAAGAACAATAGTAATCTTTTAAACACCTTGAAAGTCTATATGTGTTGTAATGGTTCAAAAAAGGAAACTGCTGAACAACTCTATGTAGTGAGACAAACACTCTATCACCGCTTAGAAAAACTAGAGGAATTGCTTGGCCCAGATTTCATGTGTTCTCCGAAACGTTTAGCAATCGAATTCGCTATTCATGCATACAGTTATTTAAAACAGCAGGGCTAA
- a CDS encoding NAD(P)-dependent oxidoreductase encodes MSTSEPMIQRELQKRFTEVTPPLTNQEAFQESQRCLYCYDAPCIQACPTGIDIPTFIKKIASGNMKGSAKTIMTANPVGASCARVCPTEELCEGACVLNHSTKPILIGNLQRYATDWAIKNDQVLFKEGQPNGKSVAIVGGGPAGLSAARELALLGYSVTVYEAEKQAGGLDTYGIVSFRLPKAISLWEVEQIEKLGVTIKTGVKIGEDIPFTELLSTNDRVILAIGMANVPDLQIPGENAEGVYDAIELVKMTKDAPFPTHLKNKKVVVIGAGNTAIDGATCSVRLEAENVKILYRRSEQEMTAYDFEYEFAKQDGVEFRWLTQPVEIITNESGEVKGMKCVKMKLSEAAEDGRRSTEPIPNSEFLIECDAIVKAIGQKRHLSFIEDLGIAHNDGVILINPDTMETSNPKIYACGDVIFGKGQGEAMVVSAAQQGKTAAYHMHESLKETYSA; translated from the coding sequence ATGAGTACTAGCGAACCAATGATTCAACGAGAGCTTCAGAAACGATTTACCGAAGTCACACCACCGCTCACGAACCAGGAAGCGTTTCAAGAATCGCAAAGGTGTCTTTATTGTTACGATGCTCCGTGCATCCAGGCGTGTCCAACCGGCATTGATATCCCTACCTTTATTAAGAAAATCGCGTCAGGTAATATGAAAGGTTCCGCTAAAACAATCATGACAGCCAATCCAGTAGGGGCAAGCTGTGCAAGAGTTTGTCCAACTGAAGAACTATGTGAAGGTGCTTGCGTACTTAATCATTCGACGAAACCGATTTTAATCGGAAACCTTCAAAGGTACGCCACTGATTGGGCAATAAAAAATGATCAAGTCCTATTTAAAGAAGGTCAACCAAACGGTAAGAGCGTCGCCATTGTGGGGGGAGGTCCAGCGGGATTATCTGCCGCTCGCGAGCTTGCTCTACTTGGGTATAGTGTGACGGTTTATGAAGCTGAAAAGCAAGCAGGGGGTCTCGATACGTATGGGATCGTCTCATTTCGCTTACCAAAGGCAATATCTTTATGGGAAGTTGAGCAAATTGAAAAACTAGGCGTTACGATTAAAACGGGTGTAAAGATTGGGGAAGATATTCCATTTACTGAGCTTCTTTCAACGAATGATCGCGTGATTTTAGCAATTGGAATGGCAAACGTCCCTGATCTTCAAATTCCAGGAGAAAATGCGGAGGGCGTTTATGATGCGATTGAACTCGTTAAGATGACGAAAGACGCACCATTTCCAACTCACTTAAAAAATAAGAAAGTTGTTGTTATTGGTGCGGGAAATACTGCAATCGATGGTGCTACTTGCTCCGTTCGACTTGAAGCAGAAAATGTGAAAATTCTTTATCGTCGATCCGAACAAGAAATGACCGCCTATGATTTTGAATACGAGTTTGCCAAACAAGATGGCGTTGAGTTTCGCTGGTTAACCCAGCCGGTCGAAATCATCACAAATGAATCAGGAGAAGTAAAAGGAATGAAATGCGTTAAAATGAAGCTCTCAGAAGCCGCTGAAGATGGGAGAAGGAGCACTGAACCTATTCCGAACTCTGAATTTTTAATTGAATGCGATGCGATCGTAAAGGCGATCGGTCAAAAGCGTCATCTTTCTTTTATTGAAGATCTTGGTATTGCGCATAACGACGGCGTTATTTTAATTAACCCTGATACGATGGAAACATCCAATCCAAAAATCTATGCTTGTGGAGATGTGATCTTTGGAAAAGGACAGGGGGAAGCCATGGTTGTTTCCGCGGCACAACAAGGGAAAACAGCTGCTTATCATATGCATGAAAGTTTAAAAGAAACGTACTCAGCTTAA
- a CDS encoding NCS1 family transporter, whose protein sequence is MKKDESYLKSPDLLPIAHKDKKIGTGGFAMMWVGMAVVLAAFAIGGAGVQSLSLTWVVVATIIGTIGIGLFITVIGDIGIEHGLSFPVYMRAPFGTIGTHIPSIVRGLAASFWFGINTYFGATAMNAILNVLFGFDNWFVCFLIFATVQLVNTALGIKAVERFADLAAPVIIIISVWMYASLSEQAISQGREVWAWIESPVTGGAAVTAFLVVIFSNMGFWATISADIPSISRFIKAPKFERSWVKRNKGTLVGSMVALPITQTFMVVIGGVSYIAVSNYDPVVALQEAATGLVLGVLLLMIVLAQWSTNVSANLVPAATIFSNVGGPRVPFWAGVFIAGIVGSVVQPWSLFNILIPILLIVGGILSAIVGILFADYYLLRKRRVNVPDLYEKDGQYRYMNGVNAAGFIAWFIGGLAAYFLSNYSFLVGFLVGAGTYYVLAKYWWFKKYKQAEMLDPSDEKYLGITVGRDWIIGSDSESQAVQEVGSGLDERR, encoded by the coding sequence ATGAAAAAAGATGAAAGCTATTTAAAATCACCGGACCTTTTGCCAATTGCTCATAAGGATAAAAAGATCGGGACCGGCGGGTTTGCCATGATGTGGGTTGGGATGGCTGTTGTGCTTGCAGCGTTTGCAATTGGTGGAGCAGGGGTTCAATCCTTATCACTGACATGGGTCGTCGTTGCAACGATTATTGGAACGATTGGAATTGGGTTGTTTATTACGGTGATAGGTGATATTGGCATTGAACATGGGTTATCTTTTCCCGTTTATATGAGAGCGCCTTTTGGAACGATTGGAACTCATATACCCTCAATCGTTAGAGGACTTGCAGCATCATTCTGGTTTGGAATCAACACTTACTTTGGCGCAACCGCGATGAATGCGATTTTAAACGTTCTATTTGGATTTGATAACTGGTTCGTCTGTTTCCTTATATTTGCTACTGTTCAGCTTGTTAATACAGCGCTTGGCATTAAAGCTGTGGAACGATTCGCAGATCTTGCCGCCCCTGTTATTATCATTATTTCGGTTTGGATGTACGCTTCTCTTTCAGAACAAGCCATTTCTCAAGGCAGAGAAGTGTGGGCTTGGATTGAAAGTCCTGTAACAGGTGGGGCTGCAGTAACTGCTTTTCTTGTCGTCATCTTTAGTAATATGGGATTTTGGGCAACGATTTCAGCTGACATTCCATCGATCTCTCGCTTCATAAAAGCTCCTAAGTTTGAACGAAGCTGGGTAAAAAGAAATAAAGGAACACTTGTCGGAAGTATGGTTGCGTTACCGATTACCCAGACCTTCATGGTCGTAATCGGTGGTGTGTCTTACATTGCTGTATCAAATTACGATCCAGTAGTTGCGTTACAAGAAGCCGCGACAGGTTTGGTGCTAGGTGTCCTTCTATTAATGATTGTACTTGCACAGTGGTCAACAAATGTTTCTGCAAATCTTGTGCCAGCCGCAACGATTTTTTCAAATGTTGGAGGTCCAAGAGTACCGTTTTGGGCTGGGGTATTCATTGCCGGGATTGTTGGATCGGTTGTTCAGCCTTGGAGTCTATTTAATATACTTATCCCTATTCTATTGATCGTGGGTGGGATCTTATCCGCTATCGTTGGTATTCTCTTTGCTGACTATTATCTTTTACGAAAAAGACGCGTAAATGTGCCAGACTTGTATGAGAAAGATGGCCAGTATCGCTATATGAACGGTGTTAACGCTGCTGGTTTTATCGCCTGGTTCATCGGGGGATTAGCTGCTTATTTTCTTTCTAACTACTCGTTTTTAGTCGGTTTTCTTGTAGGCGCCGGCACTTATTACGTATTAGCAAAGTACTGGTGGTTCAAAAAATACAAACAAGCAGAAATGCTTGATCCAAGTGATGAGAAATATCTCGGCATTACAGTTGGGCGTGATTGGATCATCGGAAGTGACAGTGAATCTCAAGCTGTGCAAGAAGTCGGTAGTGGACTTGATGAAAGGAGGTAA
- the hydA gene encoding dihydropyrimidinase, producing the protein MKKIIRNGTIVTASETYQADILISNGVISSIGKSIEVEGAEVVDATDRYVFPGGIDPHTHLEMPFGGTVTKDDFETGTIAAAFGGTTSVIDFCLTEKGKPLSHAIKTWHDKSKDKSVIDYSFHLMISEINDAVLDQLPDVINQEGITSFKVFMAYKNVFQADDETLYRTLLAAKEHGALVMVHAENGDVIEYLTKEALAKGQTEPIYHALTRPPEVEGEATGRAAQLTGLASSQLYVVHVSCQEAADKIAEARKKGYDIHGETCPQYLVLDQSYLEKPNFEGAKYVWSPPLREKWNQDALWNALRTGQLETIGSDQCSFDFSGQKDLGRDDFTKIPNGGPMIEDRFSILFSEGVRKGRISLNKFVDITSTKSAKLFGLFPKKGTISIGADADLVIFNPETKRKISADTHHMAVDYNAFEGMEVTGEPETVLVRGEFVIKNKQFVGTPGSGQYLKRAKYGKTTNMTDKPMMIQ; encoded by the coding sequence ATGAAAAAAATTATTCGAAATGGAACGATTGTAACGGCAAGTGAAACGTATCAGGCAGATATTCTTATATCAAATGGCGTTATCTCTTCTATCGGAAAAAGCATTGAAGTGGAGGGTGCTGAAGTTGTTGATGCTACGGATCGCTATGTTTTTCCTGGCGGTATTGACCCCCATACACATCTTGAAATGCCATTTGGAGGCACAGTAACAAAAGACGATTTTGAAACTGGAACGATAGCGGCAGCGTTTGGTGGAACAACCTCGGTCATTGATTTTTGTCTCACTGAAAAAGGAAAACCACTTTCTCACGCAATTAAAACGTGGCATGACAAATCAAAAGATAAATCGGTTATCGATTATAGCTTTCACTTAATGATTAGTGAAATAAATGACGCTGTTTTGGATCAATTACCTGATGTGATCAATCAAGAAGGAATTACATCTTTTAAAGTATTTATGGCCTATAAAAACGTCTTTCAAGCAGATGATGAAACACTTTATCGTACCCTTTTAGCAGCGAAAGAGCATGGGGCACTCGTCATGGTTCATGCGGAAAATGGAGATGTTATCGAATATTTAACAAAAGAAGCGCTAGCAAAAGGACAGACAGAGCCGATTTATCATGCTCTTACAAGGCCACCGGAAGTTGAAGGAGAGGCCACTGGGCGTGCTGCACAATTAACAGGACTCGCTTCTTCTCAATTATATGTCGTTCACGTAAGTTGCCAGGAGGCGGCTGATAAAATTGCGGAAGCAAGAAAGAAAGGCTATGACATACATGGAGAAACGTGTCCGCAATACCTTGTTTTAGACCAATCGTACTTAGAGAAACCTAACTTCGAAGGCGCAAAATATGTATGGAGTCCACCTCTGAGAGAAAAATGGAATCAGGATGCGCTGTGGAATGCACTTAGAACGGGACAGCTAGAAACAATTGGCTCGGATCAGTGCTCTTTTGACTTTAGTGGTCAAAAAGATTTGGGAAGAGATGATTTTACAAAAATTCCAAATGGCGGACCAATGATTGAAGATCGATTTAGCATTCTTTTTTCAGAAGGTGTTCGAAAAGGTAGGATTTCGTTAAACAAATTTGTTGATATTACTTCTACAAAATCAGCTAAGCTATTTGGGCTATTTCCAAAGAAAGGAACCATTTCGATTGGAGCTGATGCCGATTTAGTCATTTTTAATCCAGAAACAAAACGAAAAATTTCTGCCGACACTCACCATATGGCAGTTGACTACAATGCGTTCGAAGGGATGGAAGTGACTGGTGAACCTGAAACAGTACTAGTAAGAGGAGAGTTTGTTATCAAAAACAAACAGTTTGTTGGAACACCGGGTTCAGGACAGTATCTGAAACGAGCAAAGTATGGCAAGACGACAAATATGACAGACAAGCCGATGATGATCCAGTAA
- the preA gene encoding NAD-dependent dihydropyrimidine dehydrogenase subunit PreA, whose translation MADLRTNLAGITSPNPFWLASAPPTNSGYQVQRAFEAGWGGAVWKTLGDPILNVSSRYAAVHFNGQRVAGFNNIELITDRPLEVNLKEIYETKKKFPNHAVVASLMVEPNQDAWHEIVKKTEAAGVDGLELNFGCPHGMAERGMGSASGQVPELVEKQTYWAKEAAETPVIVKLTPNITDITATAEAAVRGGADAVSMINTINSLAGVDIDTWRPIPHVGGKGAHGGYCGPAVKPIALNMVSECARNSRINVPISGMGGVSNWQNAIEFMLMGASNVQICTAAMHHGFRIVEDLIDGLSTYLDERGILSVQDIIGKSVPTFSDWGNLDLNYKVVARINNDVCINCNKCHIACEDTSHQCIDMLKDPQGHAILQVREEDCVGCNLCSIVCPVDGAIDMVELKSDLPPMTWNERQSLIGSLKDHKVTK comes from the coding sequence ATGGCAGATCTTAGAACGAACCTTGCGGGAATTACTTCACCGAACCCATTTTGGCTCGCATCTGCACCACCTACGAACTCAGGCTATCAAGTGCAGCGTGCGTTTGAAGCAGGATGGGGAGGAGCTGTTTGGAAAACGTTAGGGGATCCAATTCTAAATGTTTCTTCAAGATACGCAGCCGTTCACTTTAATGGGCAGCGCGTAGCTGGATTTAATAATATTGAGCTCATCACGGATCGACCACTGGAAGTGAATTTAAAAGAAATCTATGAAACGAAGAAAAAATTTCCAAATCACGCTGTAGTTGCTTCGTTAATGGTTGAGCCCAATCAAGATGCATGGCATGAAATTGTTAAAAAGACAGAGGCGGCAGGTGTCGATGGTCTCGAACTTAACTTTGGTTGTCCTCATGGAATGGCTGAACGAGGAATGGGGTCTGCGTCCGGGCAAGTGCCTGAACTTGTAGAAAAGCAAACCTATTGGGCCAAAGAAGCGGCTGAAACACCAGTTATAGTTAAGTTAACACCTAATATTACGGATATTACTGCTACGGCTGAGGCTGCTGTTAGGGGTGGAGCCGATGCGGTGAGCATGATTAATACGATTAATAGTCTTGCTGGAGTGGATATTGATACGTGGCGACCCATTCCGCATGTTGGAGGAAAAGGCGCACATGGTGGCTATTGTGGACCTGCCGTGAAGCCGATCGCATTAAACATGGTCAGTGAATGTGCTAGGAATAGTCGTATTAATGTCCCGATTTCTGGTATGGGTGGCGTATCTAATTGGCAGAATGCGATTGAATTTATGTTAATGGGCGCAAGCAATGTACAAATTTGTACAGCAGCGATGCACCACGGTTTCCGCATTGTCGAAGATCTTATCGACGGTTTGTCTACGTATCTTGATGAAAGAGGCATTCTTTCAGTTCAAGACATTATTGGAAAATCTGTTCCTACCTTTTCAGACTGGGGAAACCTCGACCTTAATTACAAAGTTGTCGCGCGGATTAATAATGACGTTTGCATTAATTGCAATAAATGTCACATTGCCTGCGAAGACACTTCTCATCAATGTATTGATATGTTAAAAGATCCACAAGGACATGCCATTCTTCAAGTAAGAGAAGAAGATTGTGTTGGCTGTAATTTATGTTCAATCGTCTGTCCAGTTGATGGTGCGATTGATATGGTGGAGCTAAAAAGTGACTTGCCACCGATGACCTGGAATGAACGTCAATCGCTCATCGGTTCCCTTAAAGATCATAAAGTTACCAAGTAA
- a CDS encoding 5'-methylthioadenosine/S-adenosylhomocysteine nucleosidase: protein MRKPVIKKYVATMMLTLLLLVVLSACNSESESSAEQETTERPILVQGPMPIEAEKFAERLENVTEETSGSFVFYKGTVDDYPVIVAKTGKGMENTAAATAVAIEKYNPLAIINQGTSGGHDPELDVFDIVLGKRTTNTGSLKTVNLNEDEGIKPTEWKPMDLMASEGSAGEDPDAENIRYFEGDRDLLAAANAVKDDYQKGKVVEGTIGSADVWNNEIDRINWFHEKYGTSVEEMEGAAGAQIAQAYDVPFLGIRILSNNKVNGGEYNPSTAEANQEYVYKVVQQYIRNN, encoded by the coding sequence ATGAGGAAACCAGTGATTAAAAAATACGTAGCAACAATGATGCTAACTTTACTTTTGCTAGTTGTTTTGTCAGCATGTAACTCTGAATCAGAATCTTCTGCAGAGCAAGAGACAACGGAGCGTCCCATTCTTGTTCAGGGACCAATGCCAATTGAAGCAGAAAAATTTGCAGAAAGATTAGAAAATGTGACGGAAGAAACTTCAGGATCATTTGTTTTTTATAAAGGAACGGTAGATGATTATCCAGTGATTGTTGCAAAGACAGGAAAAGGTATGGAAAATACAGCTGCTGCAACAGCCGTAGCCATCGAGAAGTACAATCCACTTGCGATTATCAACCAGGGTACTTCGGGTGGTCATGACCCCGAATTAGATGTATTTGATATCGTTCTAGGCAAAAGAACGACGAACACCGGGTCTCTAAAGACGGTTAATTTGAATGAGGATGAAGGTATAAAGCCAACGGAATGGAAGCCAATGGATTTAATGGCTTCTGAGGGTAGCGCAGGAGAAGATCCTGATGCAGAAAATATACGCTACTTTGAAGGAGACCGAGATTTACTTGCTGCAGCAAACGCTGTAAAAGATGACTATCAAAAAGGAAAAGTTGTGGAAGGAACGATCGGTTCTGCAGACGTGTGGAATAATGAAATTGATCGTATTAATTGGTTTCATGAGAAGTATGGTACATCCGTTGAAGAAATGGAAGGCGCAGCAGGAGCTCAAATCGCTCAAGCCTACGATGTCCCTTTCCTTGGGATTCGTATTCTTTCAAATAATAAAGTAAACGGAGGAGAATATAACCCAAGTACCGCTGAAGCAAATCAGGAATATGTTTACAAAGTTGTCCAACAATATATAAGAAATAACTAG
- a CDS encoding CoA-acylating methylmalonate-semialdehyde dehydrogenase: MTVVKKGTTLLKNFVNGEWVSAKSKDTLEVPNPATDENLAFVPLSSKEDVDLAVSAASAAYQTWSKVPVPKRARILFKYHSLLVKHHDELAELVVKENGKSFKEAHGEVLRGIECVEFATGAPSLMMGDNLLTIAENIDSEMFRYPVGVVGGITPFNFPMMVPHWMFPLAIACGNTFVLKPSERTPILANRMAELLTEAGLPKGVFNIVHGAHDVVNGLLEHDDIKAISFVGSQPVAKYVYEEAASRGKRVQALSGAKNHHIVMPDADIEKAVQQVISSTFGSAGQRCMACSAVVIVGDGESFISALKEKADDLKMGNGLDEEVLLTPVIRKSHREKVLGYIDKGLEEGAALIRDGRREIDAHEEGNFLGPTIFDEVTPDMTIAKEEIFAPVLSLLHADSIDSALGILRKSRYGNGATIYTKDAGVIRQFREEADAGMLGVNVGVPAPMAFFPFSGWKDSFYGDLHANGKDGVNFYTRRKMITTRFDY, encoded by the coding sequence ATGACTGTTGTAAAAAAGGGAACCACTTTATTAAAAAACTTTGTCAACGGAGAATGGGTGAGCGCCAAAAGTAAAGATACGCTTGAGGTACCAAATCCTGCAACTGATGAAAACCTAGCATTTGTGCCACTGTCTTCAAAAGAGGACGTGGATCTTGCGGTTAGTGCTGCATCAGCTGCCTATCAAACATGGAGTAAAGTACCTGTTCCGAAAAGGGCACGCATCCTTTTTAAGTATCACTCCCTTTTAGTGAAACACCATGATGAACTAGCAGAACTAGTTGTAAAAGAAAATGGTAAAAGCTTTAAAGAAGCTCATGGAGAAGTGCTTCGAGGTATTGAGTGTGTAGAGTTTGCAACAGGTGCCCCTTCTTTAATGATGGGAGACAATCTGTTGACGATTGCAGAAAATATTGATTCAGAAATGTTCCGCTATCCAGTAGGAGTAGTCGGAGGGATTACACCTTTTAACTTTCCAATGATGGTGCCACATTGGATGTTTCCACTTGCGATCGCGTGTGGCAATACGTTTGTCTTAAAGCCTTCTGAACGAACGCCAATTCTTGCTAATCGTATGGCTGAATTATTAACAGAAGCAGGATTACCAAAAGGCGTATTTAATATCGTGCACGGAGCACATGACGTTGTAAATGGCTTATTAGAACATGATGACATAAAAGCAATTTCATTTGTCGGATCCCAACCAGTTGCTAAATATGTCTATGAAGAAGCTGCCTCTCGTGGTAAAAGAGTGCAGGCCCTTTCTGGAGCCAAAAATCATCATATTGTTATGCCCGATGCTGATATTGAGAAAGCAGTACAACAAGTCATAAGCTCAACATTTGGTAGTGCTGGACAGCGGTGTATGGCTTGTAGTGCCGTTGTGATTGTTGGAGATGGTGAGTCATTTATTTCTGCACTTAAAGAAAAAGCAGATGATTTAAAAATGGGAAATGGTTTAGATGAAGAAGTTCTACTAACGCCTGTTATCCGAAAATCTCATCGAGAAAAAGTGCTAGGTTATATCGATAAAGGATTAGAAGAAGGGGCAGCGTTAATTCGTGATGGTCGCAGAGAAATAGATGCTCACGAAGAAGGGAACTTTCTTGGACCAACAATATTTGATGAAGTAACGCCTGATATGACGATTGCGAAAGAAGAAATATTCGCACCTGTTCTAAGCTTGTTACATGCAGATTCGATCGATTCCGCTCTCGGCATTCTTCGTAAATCACGATATGGAAATGGTGCGACTATTTATACGAAAGATGCAGGTGTGATTAGGCAATTCCGTGAAGAAGCAGATGCGGGGATGCTTGGTGTTAATGTTGGTGTACCAGCTCCTATGGCTTTTTTCCCTTTTTCAGGATGGAAAGATTCTTTTTATGGGGATCTGCATGCAAATGGAAAAGATGGTGTCAATTTTTATACAAGAAGAAAAATGATTACAACTCGCTTTGACTACTAG
- a CDS encoding nitrilase-related carbon-nitrogen hydrolase encodes MSDSVKIGLIQAKNEVDGNEPVELHKQKAIEKHIQLVREASEKGAQIVCLQEIFYGPYFCAEQNTKWYDAAEEIPEGPTTVRFQALARELGIVIVLPIYEREGISTYYNTAAVLDADGSYLGKYRKQHIPHVAVGDNGHGFWEKYYFKPGNLGYPVFDTAFGKIGVYICYDRHFPEGARLLGLNGAEIVFNPSATVAGLSEYLWKLEQPAHAVANGYYLGAINRVGTEAPWNMGEFYGQSYLVDPRGNFVAMGSRDEDEVIIGEVNKKMIREVRDTWQFYRDRRPETYGEMTSLLP; translated from the coding sequence ATGTCAGATTCAGTGAAAATTGGGTTGATTCAGGCAAAAAATGAGGTTGATGGCAACGAACCGGTTGAGCTGCATAAGCAAAAAGCGATTGAAAAACATATTCAGCTTGTAAGAGAAGCAAGTGAAAAGGGGGCTCAAATTGTTTGTTTACAAGAGATTTTCTATGGACCGTATTTTTGTGCAGAGCAGAATACGAAGTGGTACGACGCTGCAGAAGAAATTCCGGAGGGACCAACAACGGTAAGGTTTCAAGCACTTGCTCGTGAACTTGGGATCGTGATCGTATTACCTATTTATGAACGTGAAGGCATATCAACTTATTACAACACAGCAGCTGTCCTTGATGCGGACGGTTCCTATCTTGGAAAATACCGAAAACAACATATTCCGCACGTAGCGGTTGGGGACAACGGACACGGGTTCTGGGAAAAGTATTATTTTAAGCCAGGAAACCTGGGTTACCCAGTGTTTGATACGGCTTTCGGCAAAATTGGCGTGTACATTTGTTATGATCGTCACTTTCCTGAAGGAGCGCGCTTGCTTGGGTTAAACGGAGCAGAAATTGTTTTTAACCCTTCCGCTACAGTAGCTGGACTTTCTGAATATTTATGGAAGCTTGAGCAGCCAGCTCATGCGGTAGCGAACGGCTACTATTTAGGAGCTATTAATCGTGTCGGGACTGAAGCGCCATGGAATATGGGAGAATTTTATGGCCAGTCTTATTTAGTAGATCCACGTGGCAACTTTGTTGCGATGGGCTCGCGTGATGAAGATGAAGTTATTATCGGTGAAGTGAATAAAAAGATGATTCGTGAAGTTCGAGATACATGGCAATTCTATCGTGATCGCCGTCCAGAAACTTACGGAGAAATGACGTCGTTATTACCTTAG